One genomic region from Shewanella aestuarii encodes:
- a CDS encoding GNAT family N-acetyltransferase gives MITYQKTDDLSASAKITYLNMRPYYERYSVDWDCEKIEQQIHDLVNFDILLNGEIVGAIRLAFDNDGCYIRDLQVSEQFQSKGIGALALAECERLAIDSGVNTLRLRVFKISPAFHLYKRVGFVVDHSDDRFYNMSRTIANK, from the coding sequence ATGATTACGTATCAAAAAACAGATGATTTATCTGCTTCGGCTAAGATTACCTATTTAAATATGCGTCCATACTATGAACGCTACTCTGTTGATTGGGATTGCGAAAAAATTGAACAGCAAATACATGATTTAGTTAATTTCGATATATTGCTCAACGGTGAGATTGTTGGCGCAATTCGTTTAGCATTTGATAACGATGGTTGCTACATTCGTGACTTGCAAGTCAGTGAGCAATTTCAAAGTAAGGGTATTGGTGCACTAGCACTTGCTGAATGTGAGAGGTTAGCTATTGATTCAGGCGTCAATACACTTAGATTGCGTGTATTTAAAATCAGTCCTGCTTTTCACCTATATAAAAGAGTTGGATTTGTGGTGGATCATTCAGACGACAGGTTTTACAACATGTCGAGAACAATCGCCAACAAATAA
- a CDS encoding FAD-binding and (Fe-S)-binding domain-containing protein, with protein sequence MTINYQIVMDELLAKLGKDAVSNDPVRRFAWSTDASYFRIVPEIVVHADDIDQVKATLEIANKHKAPVTYRAAGTSLSGQAIGEGILLILGHDGFRKIEISENGQKVTLGVAVIGADANAALKPLNKKIGPDPATLNAAKIGGIVANNASGMCCGTAQNSYQTIDSVKLIFADGTELDTGCEQSKAAFKASHGDLLKSLMDLAEMTQNNPTLAARIKKKFSIKNTTGYSINALIDYSDPFDIINHLIVGSEGTLAFVNEVTYHTVEEAKFKASAMAVFFNMEDAARAVPPLNIDAVAAVELLDWASIKAVTGKPGMPDWLSSLPEGAAILLIECRANDAETLVQYTETVNEKIAHIETERPITFSDDPAVFGKYWAMRSGLFPIIGGARPKGTSVIIEDVAFELQHLASAAADLTALFHKHDYPEGVIYGHALAGNFHFIITPTFSTQADIDRFHAFMQDVAEMVIDKYDGSMKAEHGTGRAVAPFVEMEWGADAYTLMKQIKHIFDPTGLLNPGVILNDDAEVHVKNIKPCPVVDDFVDRCIECGFCEKTCPTSALNFSPRQRIATLREIERLEQSGDKQAAAEMRASSKYDVIDTCAACQLCTIACPVDNSMGNLVRKLRTPYITSTEQKVLDFQAKHFGVVNQVISTGFDTLGIIHKITGDTITNSIMNVGRMITKEVPYWNPDFPKGGNVGKPSAHVPGQPTVLYFPACGGRTFGPTPKDPDNRTLAEVVITLLERAGYNVVTPDNTRELCCGQMWESKGDFKNADMKRDELIDTLSKLSDNGKVPVVVDALSCTYRALTGNPKVDILDLVEFMHDKVLPKVKDSITKKPSITLHQGCSARKMKLEPTLQAIADACAEHIVLPDGITCCGYAGEKGLYKPEINASALRNIKKLIPAQTKEGYYANRMCEVGLTQHSGISYRHLAYLLEECTR encoded by the coding sequence ATGACTATTAATTATCAAATTGTCATGGATGAGTTATTAGCCAAATTAGGCAAAGATGCCGTTAGTAACGATCCTGTCCGTCGTTTCGCTTGGTCAACTGACGCAAGTTACTTCAGAATTGTCCCCGAAATCGTTGTTCATGCTGATGACATCGACCAAGTAAAAGCCACTCTTGAAATCGCAAACAAGCATAAAGCCCCGGTTACCTACCGTGCTGCAGGCACCAGTCTATCAGGTCAGGCTATTGGTGAAGGTATTCTACTTATTCTTGGCCATGATGGTTTTAGAAAAATTGAAATCAGCGAAAATGGCCAAAAAGTGACCCTAGGGGTTGCGGTTATTGGTGCGGATGCCAATGCGGCATTAAAGCCATTAAATAAAAAAATTGGTCCTGATCCGGCAACCCTAAATGCGGCCAAAATTGGTGGTATTGTGGCTAACAACGCCTCTGGTATGTGTTGTGGTACCGCGCAAAACTCATATCAAACCATTGACTCAGTCAAGCTTATTTTTGCTGACGGCACTGAACTTGATACCGGCTGTGAACAATCAAAAGCGGCATTTAAAGCATCCCATGGCGATTTACTTAAGTCGTTAATGGACTTGGCTGAAATGACCCAGAATAATCCCACCCTTGCAGCGCGGATTAAGAAAAAGTTTTCAATCAAAAATACCACGGGTTACAGCATCAATGCGTTAATTGATTATAGCGATCCATTTGACATCATTAACCACCTGATTGTTGGCTCTGAAGGTACCTTAGCTTTCGTTAATGAAGTGACTTACCACACGGTTGAAGAAGCCAAATTTAAAGCTTCAGCCATGGCGGTATTTTTCAATATGGAAGATGCAGCTCGTGCTGTACCGCCATTAAATATTGACGCTGTTGCGGCGGTTGAGCTACTTGACTGGGCATCGATTAAAGCTGTAACCGGTAAACCAGGTATGCCTGATTGGCTATCATCATTACCTGAAGGCGCGGCAATTTTATTGATTGAGTGTCGTGCAAATGATGCCGAAACGCTAGTTCAATACACTGAAACAGTGAATGAAAAAATTGCCCATATTGAAACCGAACGCCCTATTACCTTCAGTGATGATCCTGCGGTATTTGGTAAATACTGGGCCATGCGTTCTGGATTATTCCCCATTATTGGTGGCGCACGCCCTAAAGGTACGTCGGTAATTATTGAAGATGTAGCATTTGAGTTACAACACTTAGCGTCTGCCGCAGCGGACTTAACTGCATTATTCCATAAACACGATTACCCTGAAGGGGTGATTTATGGCCATGCACTTGCGGGGAACTTCCATTTTATTATCACACCAACCTTCTCTACCCAAGCTGATATCGATCGCTTCCACGCATTTATGCAAGATGTGGCGGAGATGGTGATTGATAAGTACGATGGTTCAATGAAAGCTGAGCATGGTACTGGTCGCGCGGTAGCGCCATTTGTTGAAATGGAATGGGGCGCAGATGCTTACACGTTAATGAAACAAATTAAGCATATTTTTGACCCAACCGGCTTATTAAATCCAGGTGTTATTTTAAATGATGATGCCGAAGTGCATGTTAAAAATATCAAACCATGTCCAGTGGTTGATGACTTTGTAGACCGTTGTATTGAATGTGGTTTCTGTGAAAAAACCTGTCCGACATCAGCACTTAACTTCTCACCACGCCAACGTATTGCAACGTTACGTGAAATTGAGCGTTTAGAGCAATCTGGCGACAAACAAGCCGCCGCTGAAATGCGTGCAAGCTCAAAATATGACGTTATCGATACTTGTGCCGCTTGCCAACTATGTACTATTGCTTGTCCTGTTGACAACAGCATGGGTAATTTAGTGCGTAAGTTACGTACGCCATACATTACCTCTACAGAACAAAAAGTACTTGATTTCCAAGCTAAGCATTTTGGTGTAGTTAACCAAGTGATCAGCACAGGTTTTGATACCTTGGGCATCATTCATAAAATCACCGGTGACACTATCACCAATTCGATTATGAATGTAGGCCGAATGATCACCAAAGAAGTGCCTTATTGGAATCCTGATTTCCCTAAAGGGGGTAACGTAGGTAAGCCTTCTGCACATGTGCCAGGTCAACCAACGGTATTATACTTCCCAGCTTGTGGCGGTCGTACTTTTGGCCCGACACCAAAAGATCCAGACAATCGCACCTTAGCAGAAGTGGTTATCACTTTGCTTGAGCGTGCAGGTTATAACGTGGTAACACCAGATAACACCCGTGAGTTATGTTGTGGTCAAATGTGGGAATCAAAAGGCGACTTTAAAAACGCAGATATGAAGCGTGATGAGCTAATTGATACATTAAGCAAGCTAAGTGACAACGGTAAAGTGCCAGTTGTAGTTGATGCATTATCTTGTACTTACCGTGCCTTAACCGGTAATCCAAAAGTGGATATTCTTGACCTAGTTGAGTTTATGCATGACAAGGTGTTACCTAAGGTTAAAGATAGCATCACTAAAAAGCCGAGTATTACTCTGCACCAAGGTTGTAGTGCCCGCAAGATGAAACTTGAGCCAACACTACAAGCCATTGCAGATGCTTGTGCTGAGCACATTGTATTGCCTGACGGTATTACTTGTTGTGGCTATGCGGGTGAAAAAGGCCTTTATAAGCCTGAAATTAATGCCAGCGCGCTACGTAATATCAAAAAGCTCATTCCGGCACAAACCAAAGAAGGTTACTACGCCAACAGAATGTGTGAAGTGGGCTTAACTCAGCACAGTGGTATTTCGTACCGCCACCTTGCATATTTACTTGAAGAATGTACGCGTTAA
- a CDS encoding L-lactate permease has protein sequence MSTLQLLASLTPIISVMLFLVLLKLPASKAMPISMVATGLAALFIWQMDSTILAASVVEGLLSALTPLSIIFGAVFLLNTLKFSGAMDTIRAGFTNISADARVQVIIICWLFGSFIEGSAGFGTPAAIGAPLLVLLGVPPIAAAVVALIADSTSVSFGAIGLPVLFGMEQGLMENGVSMASAQIAQHGGSFVDYAQFIAMHMITIDLITGSLIPLVLVSVLTGFFGRNRSFKEGLQIWKFALFAGFAFTLPAWLINYVAGPEFPSVIGALVGMAIVIPVAKKGWLLPATPWNDFAENDSKADKAVTTEPVKFSQVAAWSPYIIMAALLVLSRVVTPFKTWLNSFNISWTGLMGTELKASFATFYAPGIFFVLVCVFGFFLFKMKPKAIKQSITVSCTSMLPTIISLGASVPMVKIFLNSGANASGLASMPVALADLLANTMGSVWYWVSPVVGIFGAFLSGSATFSNMMFSGLQYSVADNIGMNHAVALALQGIGANAGNMMCVMNVVAAATVVGMAGRESEIIRKTMPVALLYAFTAGTIAFVWGGF, from the coding sequence ATGTCAACGTTACAGCTACTCGCTAGCTTAACGCCTATTATAAGCGTTATGTTGTTTCTTGTTTTACTCAAACTCCCGGCATCCAAAGCAATGCCTATATCTATGGTGGCGACCGGTTTAGCCGCGCTGTTCATTTGGCAAATGGACTCAACTATTTTAGCCGCTTCTGTAGTTGAAGGTTTACTTTCAGCATTAACACCATTATCAATCATTTTTGGTGCCGTATTCTTACTCAACACGCTTAAATTTTCAGGCGCAATGGACACGATTCGTGCAGGCTTCACGAACATCAGTGCAGACGCCCGTGTTCAAGTCATCATTATCTGTTGGTTATTTGGTTCATTCATTGAAGGCTCAGCAGGCTTCGGTACACCAGCGGCTATTGGTGCACCTCTTCTAGTATTACTAGGCGTGCCACCCATTGCAGCAGCCGTTGTTGCCTTGATTGCTGACTCAACCTCAGTATCATTTGGTGCGATTGGCTTACCGGTTCTATTTGGTATGGAACAAGGTTTGATGGAAAATGGCGTGTCGATGGCATCGGCACAAATTGCACAGCATGGCGGTAGCTTTGTTGATTACGCACAGTTCATTGCAATGCACATGATCACCATCGACTTAATTACTGGCTCGCTAATTCCACTCGTTCTAGTTTCGGTATTGACGGGTTTCTTTGGACGTAATCGCTCGTTTAAAGAAGGTTTACAAATCTGGAAATTTGCCCTTTTTGCCGGTTTCGCATTCACCCTTCCAGCATGGTTAATTAACTATGTTGCAGGCCCTGAATTCCCATCCGTTATTGGTGCGTTAGTGGGTATGGCAATTGTTATTCCTGTGGCTAAAAAAGGTTGGTTACTACCCGCTACACCTTGGAATGACTTTGCTGAGAATGATAGCAAAGCGGATAAAGCCGTTACCACTGAACCCGTTAAATTCTCGCAAGTTGCCGCTTGGTCTCCATATATCATTATGGCAGCACTATTAGTACTTTCTCGTGTAGTGACACCATTTAAAACATGGTTAAACAGCTTCAACATCAGCTGGACAGGCTTAATGGGCACAGAACTAAAAGCCAGTTTTGCTACTTTCTATGCTCCTGGTATTTTCTTTGTGCTTGTGTGTGTATTTGGTTTCTTCTTATTCAAAATGAAACCAAAAGCGATTAAACAGTCGATCACAGTTTCATGCACATCGATGTTACCTACTATTATTTCATTAGGTGCATCAGTACCTATGGTAAAAATCTTCTTAAACTCGGGTGCTAATGCCTCTGGTTTAGCGTCTATGCCTGTTGCTTTAGCTGATTTACTGGCTAATACCATGGGTTCTGTTTGGTATTGGGTGTCACCTGTTGTGGGTATTTTTGGTGCATTCTTGTCAGGTTCGGCAACCTTCTCAAACATGATGTTCTCAGGCTTACAATATTCTGTAGCAGATAACATTGGCATGAACCACGCTGTGGCACTTGCTTTACAAGGTATTGGTGCTAACGCGGGTAACATGATGTGTGTAATGAACGTTGTTGCTGCTGCAACCGTAGTTGGCATGGCAGGTAGGGAATCTGAAATTATTCGTAAAACCATGCCAGTGGCACTATTGTATGCATTCACAGCAGGAACAATCGCATTTGTCTGGGGCGGCTTCTAA
- the nadK gene encoding NAD(+) kinase yields MTKKFNTIGLIGKPHHQGTNLTLKRLHHWLTIQGYKVIVESRVSTELGSDILSMDLLDMGAHCDLAIVVGGDGNMLGAARVLARFDVAVIGVNRGNLGFLTDLPPDNFEDQLADVLDGAFETEYRFLLEAEVHRHGKITSSNTAVNEAVLHPGKIAHMIQFEVYIDDQFMYSQRADGMIVSTPTGSTAYSLSAGGAILTPNLQALILVPMFPHTLSCRPIVVDACSTIKLVVSPDNGENLEVSCDGHVHLAVLPGDEIIIRRSSERLRLIHPKGHNYFHVLRNKLGWGSKLF; encoded by the coding sequence ATGACCAAAAAGTTTAATACAATCGGGCTGATCGGCAAACCTCATCACCAAGGAACAAATTTAACCTTGAAGCGTTTGCATCACTGGTTAACCATTCAAGGTTATAAAGTGATTGTAGAGTCTCGCGTGTCTACTGAACTTGGTAGTGATATTTTATCGATGGATTTGCTCGATATGGGCGCACACTGTGACTTAGCCATTGTTGTTGGTGGTGATGGCAACATGCTTGGCGCAGCAAGAGTATTAGCGCGTTTTGATGTGGCAGTGATTGGGGTTAACCGCGGTAATTTAGGCTTTTTAACCGATCTTCCACCAGATAATTTTGAAGATCAGCTGGCAGATGTACTCGATGGTGCATTTGAAACAGAATATCGCTTCTTATTAGAAGCTGAAGTTCATCGTCATGGCAAAATAACCTCAAGTAATACCGCAGTGAATGAAGCCGTTTTGCATCCGGGTAAAATTGCCCACATGATCCAATTTGAGGTTTATATTGACGATCAATTCATGTACAGCCAACGTGCTGATGGGATGATTGTATCTACGCCAACAGGCTCTACAGCCTACTCGCTTTCTGCTGGCGGCGCTATTTTAACACCAAACCTTCAAGCGTTAATTTTAGTCCCCATGTTTCCTCATACCTTATCCTGTAGACCCATAGTGGTCGATGCCTGCAGCACCATTAAACTTGTGGTATCGCCGGACAATGGTGAAAACTTAGAGGTCAGTTGTGATGGTCATGTCCATTTAGCCGTCTTACCTGGCGATGAAATTATTATTCGACGCTCAAGTGAGCGATTACGCCTTATTCACCCTAAAGGCCATAATTATTTCCACGTGTTAAGGAACAAACTTGGCTGGGGAAGCAAACTATTTTAA
- the grpE gene encoding nucleotide exchange factor GrpE, giving the protein MSNEPNTNPQNIEPQDAELQQEVEQGAEVEASEASLMDELTQANFRIEELEQQLAESEAALAERKDVEMRAAAETQNIRTRAAKDVEQARKFALEKFANELLPVIDNLERALQGSSAEDEATKAIYEGVELTMKGFLASVEKFGVVQVNPIGEAFNPENHQAIGMQPSAEFPANTVMMVMQKGYILNDRLLRPAMVMVSQGGASVDTQA; this is encoded by the coding sequence ATGAGCAACGAGCCGAATACTAATCCGCAAAATATTGAGCCACAAGACGCAGAGCTACAACAGGAAGTGGAACAAGGTGCAGAAGTAGAAGCGAGCGAAGCAAGCTTGATGGATGAGTTAACCCAAGCTAATTTTCGCATTGAAGAATTAGAGCAACAACTTGCAGAAAGTGAGGCCGCATTAGCTGAGCGTAAAGATGTAGAAATGCGTGCCGCTGCTGAAACACAAAATATTCGTACCCGCGCTGCCAAAGATGTAGAGCAGGCGCGTAAGTTTGCTTTAGAAAAGTTCGCTAACGAGTTATTACCCGTGATTGACAATTTAGAGCGCGCTTTACAAGGTTCATCAGCTGAAGATGAGGCCACTAAAGCCATCTATGAAGGTGTTGAATTAACCATGAAAGGATTCTTAGCCAGTGTTGAGAAGTTTGGTGTCGTTCAAGTTAATCCAATTGGTGAAGCATTCAACCCTGAAAATCATCAAGCCATTGGGATGCAGCCCAGTGCAGAGTTTCCAGCAAACACGGTGATGATGGTAATGCAAAAAGGTTACATTTTAAATGATCGCCTATTACGTCCTGCTATGGTTATGGTGTCACAAGGTGGCGCGAGTGTTGATACTCAAGCATAA
- the dxs gene encoding 1-deoxy-D-xylulose-5-phosphate synthase has protein sequence MSFDNSQYPVLAQANTPEDLKKLPQGLLPQVANELRQFLLQSVGNSSGHFASGLGTVELTVALHYVYNTPFDRLVWDVGHQAYPHKILTDRREKMHTIRQKNGLHPFPWREESQYDTFSVGHSGTSISAALGMAIAAEKEALGRKVVAVIGDGAMTGGMVFEALNHAGDLHNDMLVVLNDNEMSISENVGALNNHLAQLMSGRFYTTIRESSKKVLKGMPVIKEMAKRTEEHLKGMVVPGTLFEELGFNYIGPIDGHDVDALVETLRNMRGLKGPQILHIMTKKGRGYEPAEKDPIGWHAVPKFDPSKFKKPATKPGLPTFSQVFGKWLCDVAAKDPKVMGITPAMREGSGMVEFSQRFPSQYFDAAIAEQHAVTLGAGMATEGLKPVVAIYSTFLQRGYDQLIHDVALQRLPVLFAIDRGGIVGADGPTHQGAFDLSFMRCIPNMVIMAPSDENECRQMLYTGYCYQDGPSAVRYPRGSATGAQQIEQMTALPIGKGIIKRQGSKIAIVNFGTTLAAALAAGEAVDATVADMRFVKPLDINLLSELATSHDVIVTVEENAIMGGAGTGVMEALQKLKIIKPVLQIGLPDEFIKHGSPEEITHELKLDAEGIEQQIRDYLS, from the coding sequence ATGAGTTTCGATAATTCACAATACCCAGTGTTAGCTCAGGCTAATACGCCAGAAGATTTAAAAAAGTTACCTCAAGGGCTTTTACCTCAGGTGGCCAATGAATTACGCCAATTCTTGTTGCAGTCTGTAGGTAACTCTAGTGGTCATTTTGCGTCAGGTTTAGGCACGGTCGAATTAACAGTTGCCTTGCATTATGTTTATAACACCCCTTTTGACCGGTTAGTTTGGGACGTAGGCCATCAAGCCTATCCTCATAAAATTTTGACTGACCGCCGCGAAAAAATGCACACCATCAGACAAAAGAATGGCTTACATCCTTTTCCTTGGCGTGAAGAAAGTCAATACGATACCTTCAGCGTTGGTCATTCAGGCACATCTATTAGTGCTGCATTAGGCATGGCAATTGCGGCCGAAAAAGAAGCATTAGGTCGTAAAGTTGTTGCTGTTATTGGTGATGGTGCAATGACTGGCGGCATGGTGTTTGAAGCCTTAAACCATGCAGGTGATCTTCATAACGACATGCTGGTTGTGCTTAATGACAATGAAATGTCAATTTCTGAAAATGTTGGCGCACTCAACAATCACCTTGCCCAATTAATGTCTGGTCGCTTTTACACCACCATTCGTGAAAGCAGCAAAAAAGTGCTTAAAGGCATGCCTGTCATCAAAGAAATGGCTAAGCGCACCGAAGAACACCTCAAAGGCATGGTTGTTCCAGGCACACTATTTGAAGAGCTTGGATTTAACTATATAGGTCCAATCGATGGCCATGATGTTGATGCCCTAGTTGAAACTTTGCGTAATATGCGTGGCTTAAAAGGCCCACAAATTTTACACATAATGACCAAAAAAGGTCGCGGCTATGAACCAGCCGAAAAAGACCCGATTGGATGGCATGCTGTCCCTAAATTTGACCCAAGCAAATTTAAAAAACCCGCCACCAAACCCGGTTTACCTACCTTTTCACAAGTATTTGGCAAATGGCTATGTGATGTTGCCGCAAAAGATCCCAAGGTAATGGGGATCACCCCTGCTATGCGTGAAGGCTCTGGCATGGTTGAATTTTCACAGCGTTTCCCGAGTCAATACTTTGATGCGGCGATTGCAGAGCAACATGCTGTCACACTCGGTGCTGGAATGGCTACAGAAGGGTTAAAGCCAGTTGTTGCTATTTATTCAACCTTCTTGCAGCGAGGTTATGATCAATTAATTCATGATGTGGCTCTGCAAAGATTACCAGTCTTATTCGCTATTGATCGTGGTGGTATTGTGGGCGCCGATGGCCCAACTCACCAAGGTGCTTTTGATCTAAGCTTTATGCGCTGCATCCCGAATATGGTCATTATGGCGCCATCAGATGAAAACGAATGTCGCCAAATGCTTTACACCGGATACTGCTACCAAGATGGTCCATCGGCAGTGCGTTACCCTCGTGGTAGTGCCACCGGAGCTCAGCAAATTGAACAAATGACCGCATTACCCATAGGTAAAGGCATTATAAAACGTCAAGGCAGTAAAATAGCGATTGTTAATTTTGGTACCACTTTAGCCGCAGCATTAGCAGCCGGAGAAGCTGTAGATGCGACAGTTGCTGACATGCGCTTTGTTAAGCCACTTGATATTAATTTACTTTCTGAACTAGCGACTAGCCATGACGTTATTGTGACCGTTGAAGAGAACGCGATAATGGGCGGCGCAGGTACTGGCGTAATGGAAGCATTACAAAAGCTGAAAATCATCAAGCCTGTTTTACAAATCGGTTTACCTGATGAATTTATCAAACATGGCTCACCAGAAGAAATTACCCACGAGTTAAAGCTAGATGCTGAAGGGATTGAGCAGCAAATTCGTGACTATTTGAGCTAA
- the ispA gene encoding (2E,6E)-farnesyl diphosphate synthase translates to MLSDAMKSYQQRVDNVLRHHIENLDDAAPRLKAAMSHGALLGGKRIRPFLVYSIGEILSVPLPTLDNLAAAIECIHAYSLIHDDLPAMDDDALRRGQPTVHIAFDEASAILAGDALQTLAFDIISQPIDGLTPQQQLSIVGLLAKASGYQGMCGGQAIDLSATNQRIELARLTELHNKKTGALISCAVEMALIAANASQDEHQALMHYAHQIGLAFQVQDDILDITSSTEELGKPQGSDEQSNKSTFPRLLGLEGAKATSQQLVDEALSVLTKLPYNTQLIADFARYIIARRL, encoded by the coding sequence GTGCTATCTGATGCAATGAAGTCTTATCAACAACGTGTTGATAATGTATTACGACATCATATCGAAAATCTTGATGATGCCGCCCCTAGATTAAAAGCCGCCATGAGTCATGGTGCATTACTTGGTGGTAAACGCATCAGGCCTTTTTTAGTCTACAGCATTGGTGAGATACTCTCGGTTCCATTGCCAACATTAGACAATCTTGCCGCAGCAATTGAATGTATTCATGCTTATTCGCTCATCCACGATGACCTACCCGCCATGGATGATGACGCACTGCGCCGCGGTCAACCCACAGTCCATATTGCCTTTGATGAAGCCAGTGCAATTTTAGCTGGTGATGCGCTGCAAACATTAGCTTTTGATATTATCAGCCAACCTATCGATGGCCTTACGCCACAACAACAATTATCGATTGTCGGTCTCTTAGCCAAAGCTTCAGGTTACCAAGGTATGTGTGGAGGACAGGCGATTGATCTTAGCGCAACAAACCAGCGTATTGAACTGGCAAGATTAACCGAATTACACAACAAAAAGACTGGTGCACTTATCAGCTGTGCTGTTGAAATGGCATTAATTGCTGCCAATGCCAGTCAAGATGAACATCAGGCATTGATGCATTACGCTCATCAAATCGGGCTCGCCTTTCAGGTGCAAGATGATATTTTAGATATCACCTCCAGTACAGAAGAATTGGGCAAACCTCAGGGCAGTGATGAACAATCGAACAAAAGCACCTTTCCAAGGTTATTAGGGCTTGAAGGCGCTAAAGCAACATCTCAACAACTTGTTGATGAAGCACTATCAGTGCTGACTAAATTGCCATACAATACCCAGTTAATTGCCGACTTTGCACGCTACATTATCGCGCGAAGATTATAA
- the xseB gene encoding exodeoxyribonuclease VII small subunit — protein sequence MAKKPESLSFEQSLNELETIVSSLEQGEVSLDDALKQFERGIKLVRQSQAKLEQAQQKVSILLDDTDTLAPLKLED from the coding sequence GTGGCCAAAAAACCTGAAAGTCTTAGTTTTGAGCAATCATTAAATGAGCTTGAAACCATCGTAAGCAGTCTAGAACAAGGTGAAGTGTCACTTGATGATGCACTTAAACAATTTGAGCGTGGAATTAAGCTGGTACGCCAAAGCCAAGCTAAACTAGAACAAGCGCAACAAAAAGTATCAATATTACTTGATGATACTGACACCCTAGCGCCATTAAAACTAGAAGACTAA
- the pomA gene encoding flagellar motor protein PomA: protein MDLATLIGILGAFAFVIGAMVTSGGISIFIDVASLLIVVMGSLFVVMMKFNLKQFLGAVKIGIKAFMFKIDKPEDLIEQSVNMADAARKGGFLALEEAQISNTFMQKAVDMLVDGHDGDVVRNALEKDIALTEERHRLGIGIFKAMGDVAPAMGMIGTLVGLVAMLSNMDDPKSIGPSMAVALLTTLYGAVIANMIAIPMADKLTLRMSEELLNRNLIMDAVLAIQDGQNPRVIEGFLKNYLAEKQRNIDTTDGE from the coding sequence GTGGATTTAGCAACCCTGATAGGAATACTAGGTGCATTTGCATTTGTTATTGGCGCCATGGTCACTAGTGGTGGCATCTCTATTTTTATCGATGTGGCTTCACTGTTGATTGTGGTTATGGGGTCATTATTTGTTGTGATGATGAAATTCAATCTCAAGCAATTTTTAGGCGCAGTGAAAATTGGTATCAAAGCCTTTATGTTTAAGATTGATAAGCCTGAAGATTTGATTGAACAATCAGTTAATATGGCTGACGCTGCCCGCAAAGGGGGATTTTTAGCATTAGAAGAGGCACAAATTAGCAATACCTTTATGCAAAAAGCCGTTGATATGCTGGTAGATGGGCATGATGGTGATGTGGTGCGTAATGCGCTTGAGAAAGACATTGCTTTAACTGAAGAGCGTCACAGGTTGGGAATTGGCATTTTTAAAGCCATGGGCGATGTGGCGCCAGCAATGGGCATGATTGGTACGCTTGTGGGATTGGTGGCCATGCTATCAAACATGGATGACCCCAAATCCATTGGGCCGTCTATGGCTGTGGCGTTATTAACAACCTTGTATGGTGCGGTAATTGCCAACATGATTGCGATTCCAATGGCTGATAAGTTGACACTGCGTATGAGTGAAGAGTTATTAAACCGTAATTTGATTATGGATGCTGTACTTGCCATTCAAGATGGGCAAAACCCACGGGTAATCGAGGGGTTCTTAAAAAATTATTTGGCCGAAAAACAGCGTAACATTGATACCACGGACGGAGAATAA